The genomic interval CGGAATGGCTGGCGGGTTCGTCCACAGGATGCAGAGTGCCTTCACGCCTTCGTTCCTCCTCGCCACAGACTCTGCCGACGCCACAGAGAGGCACAGCTTCCTGAGCTTCGCCTCCTTCCTGGCCCAGCTCGGGCCTCATCCCTTCCTGCCTGAGCTCCTGGGTGTCATCTCCCTGCGAGCGCCTCTGGTGACGgtcgtggaggagctggagaaccgAGACCTCCTCAGTTTGCTGTGGAGGTGCAGACAGGTAGGAAGTGAGAGCAGGGCCGAACTGCTCCAGCGGCTGATTTCAACTGTTGTGGAGAACGacttgtttaaatgtttgttttttaggatAGCGCTGATTCGTCTCCTTGTGAAATGACTGAGAGACGATTATTTACCATGGCCAAACAGGTGGCGTCAGCACTGGTCAGTATGCCATGATCGACAAACTTCTGAATCACACCTGAGTCTGTCCAAAGGGCAGATTCTGTGAAATCAGCATTAACATCACAAGTCGCACGATTCAAACCAGGCTGCGTATTTCCCACAATTCAGGAGTTCCTTCACAGCAAAGACCTCATCCACGGGAACGTCCGAGCCCACAGCGTTCTGGTCACCAAGGAGTTCACGGCCAAACTGTGGGGCCTGCACGGCGTCTTCACCAGGAAGAACCAGGCCGCCACTCAGAGGGACGACTCCAGCTTGAAGAAGTGGCAGGCCCCAGAGGTGCTGGCCAAGCGAGCCGCCAGTCCCAGCAGCGACGTGTGAGGCTCACGTACACATAAAACAGCACTCCACAGATGAGAAGATGCAGCAGTTCAATCAATTTTAAATCACAGTCCATCATTAAAGATTATTTGCCTGTGTTTCTCTAGGTGGTCGTTTGGCATCATGTTATATGAAATGGTGACGCTAGGTAAGATATACACAATGACAGTGTTATACCATGTTATTGCATTATATCACATACATCATATATCTgctgtatatttatttacttcCCTCCCTGCTCTATATGCACTCTAGGTGCTGCTCCATTCGCAGAAGTCACAGTGAATGAGCTTCTGCAGTTTCATCAACGAGGGAAAAGTCTGAAGAAACCCTCCAACTGCCCAAACTCACTGTAAGTGTCCTTtgcattaaataattaattaaataccGAATCTAAAGCTGCTCACCCCTTTCACCAGATGATCTCTAACTTCATCTCTCTCTTCATCGCTCGCTCAGCTACTCTGTCATTAAGGCATGTTGCCAGTGGAAGGATCAAGATCGGGCCTCCCTCGCCGAGGTGAGCCAGAAGCTCTCCTCGGGGGAGAAGAGCGCCTCTGACAAAGTCCTGAAGGCGCCGGGGCCAGTTAACCTGGAGCAGTATCTGCAGGAGGCAGGGTTCGGGGAAGCCAACAGCTACACCGTCTTCTGACCGACATGCACCCGGAGGGAAGGACCCTGCTCCCAACAGCAGCACTTATACAACACTCAGTGTTTAGATTCACGCTGCCAGTCAAGGTTTGgacacatcttcatcttcagtGTTGTTGGAAGATGGAACACAAAATTTTCTGTAGCCACCAACATCAGCCCGAGGACATATTTCAGAATGACTGACATCATTTGACTCTAGTTCTGCCATTACTACAACGTGAAGGTGTGCACAAACCCGACTGGCTGGACCAGTGAGCAGTTGCTGCATCGTTGCTAATTTTAATAATCCCAGAAGGGAAATTACGGTAAAGTGTAAATATAGAGTACTTTAAATCTTCCTAAGAAAATCATGCCAATTCATATAAAAGATGTAATATATGGTTTTACaacatttattatgttattattaggCAGGGTTATAGAGATGAAGGACATGAATGTAATCACATGGATGAGCCAGGAATGAGTGGAACTGTTTACATGTTAATAAATGATCATCCCAAGGCTGCGAATGACCCTGACATTTAAAGTGGACGTTAGCGGAAGTAATAAAGCAGACCGTTACTTCCAGTAACAGGTATCGTTTATTGGTAGTACTGCATACATGTACACAGAGCACTCTCACTACCAGAAATACCTTTTTCAGGTAGTTAGGTTGATTAAAGCTCCTAAAGCTATATTGTATTGAAAAAATATTTCTGATTGTAGTACAAAATGGAAAAGATAAAAAACTAAACTTTTAATAACTGGTAAAATGAACTAATACCAGGCTTTCTGAGTGTTCTAAGCTTGGTGGGTTCGAAGCCTGGACTGACAAtctatggtaaaaaaaaaaaaagtataaaaatactACTAAAAAAACTGACAAATATAAATGAAGTTGTCCAAAGCATATTACTAAAGTCAAAGCACCATTTGAAGTACAGCATGAAGGCAACGTTTCTTTTGTCAACGCAACAGGTGAACGGTCCTAGCTAGGAGAACTAGCACTGGttactgcagagctgcacagttCCTCAGGAGGATACACACCAAAAGATGTCTAGTCATAAAGAAATAGAACGACTGGCGAACACTACTGACTGTCCATCACCATTCATGCATGCACACAACATATTCCTTTAACATTCAGAATTCAAGAAGTAAACCATCCATCTCCACATCATCAATGAAGCACCGTTGTTTCGTAGAGGACAATATCGCCGCTGTCTCATCGCGAGCAGAGGAACAGGTCCATGTTTTGTTCGGAGGATACACCCCCTGGTGGCCGCTCAGAAGCACTGATTGCCTCACTCACGCAGGCTGTTGATAGAGGCACAGATCTTGAGAGCAGGACCCAGTTTGATGTTCATAGTGGATATGAGGTGGTCCTCtcgcagaagcagcagagcctgCCCGTCTATTTCCTGTGACAGAAACTGGGCAGCCAGCTCCTCACAGCCTGAGCACAACAGAGCGACGCATTAAGCACTAAAACTCACAAATAGCAAACTTCTTCTGAACCAACTGCTGACCACCGACCTTGAAGTGAAGAAATGAACCGGCAGACTTCTTCCACACTCCACTGAGCGGGCGTAGCAGAGAGGAAGTTGGCCCCTTCTGGTGGGAGGCTACCAGGGGCAGAGCTGTCAGACAGAGGAGCACTGTGTTCAGCTCTGGAGCACGAGTGTGAAGAGCTCGGGGAGAGTGAAGGAGAGTCATCTTCACCATCGCTGGATACATCCTCTGAGCGACTGGACTCAGAGTGGCACTATATGAAAAAAAGAGGAGCCAGCGTTTGTCAGAGATGCTTCATTTGGTGCTCTAGTCTACAAATGTGACCATAGACACGACTACATCTTACCTTAACAGGCACAGGCCTGTTTGCTATTTTATTACAGGTCGTACTGGAATTGCTCCTGCGACCTGGTCCTCTACGCTTACTATTGCTCTCAGTGGGTGCTGGAGGTGATGTCAGCCCCACACCACTTCTCCCTCTACTTGTCTTAAAGTGTTGGCTGCAGCTCACATTGTACCTGTGGACCCAGAACTAGTCAGTGCTAGGAAGGCACAACTATTACAATATAACACGAAGCAAGAAGCATTATTATATACTGTCTCAGTTGACACCAGCATTCAGTCATACTGTCATATTCTATCAACCCCAGGACAGAAAACCTGATATGAGAAGTACAGTGGGCTGTAAACAAACCCCTGACCTCAGTAACTGAGCGAGGAACATATCTGAACTGCAGCCATGCTATTAATTGCATCCTGGAAGCAGAACTCTTGCAAGGCAAGTCTCTACAATAAAATGTGTCTAGGAGAGGATTTAAAACAAGCTGCAAATACAGATTCTACCTTTTAGCGCAAGTATTTGTGCAGAACCTCTTGGATCCTCTGAACTGGCTGGCGGGGGCAAGGCTTCCACAGTACTCGCATTTCAACACTAGAGGGAAAACACAAAGGTTAAATCAAAATATCATACGTAAAATGATTTTCAACAATACTCAACACTTACTTGGAGGACCATTTTCTGTGCGGCCAACCAGGGCAAAATCTCTGTCTTTGAGGAGTCCGGCAACCTGTCAAATAAAATTCAAGTGTGACATTTGGTATTGTATCAAACATGCTTAGAGAGTGTAAGCTCAAATAAAGCCTCTGACTACATGTGCTGTCTTGGCAGGGCGCACTTACAGGAAAAGGCTCAGCTCCCTCCTGGATGACGAAGCCTTCTATGAGGTGGGTGAGGACTTGGGGTTTGACCACTGCCTGGGGGACAGGCGCTTTGTCTTTGTCCCCGTGCCCGAGTCTTGACAAGGGTAAAGGCAAGGACAGAGTGGGTGGAGACGagaaggcagcagctgctggaggagctgctttgCATCGAAACAAAAAGAAGGTACAGAGCTTCCATTAAGATCTGAGGAAAAAGATGCAATGTCCATTTACAGACGACAAATTGTCCATTTACCAGAGTCCTTTGTGGGAGCAGGAGACAAGGGGGGGGCTGCGTCTTTCATGGAAGCAGAGTTAGAAGTTTCTGTTACCATTTCATTTTGAGCATCACTGTCCGATTTCCTTTTAAGGGAACCGATGACAGGCTTTGTCTGATTCTGtgcggggggaaaaaaacattagtTTTAATAACTTTTAATTAGCTACCTATCCTTCCAGCTAAACAGTGCATCTATAATAAGTATAACTAAAACCCGCGAGTCATCCTACCATTGTGCTGTTGTTGGAGGCTACGTTAATATTTCCACCAAGTGAATTTTCCTGCACTGTGCTGCTCCGGGCCTGTGCCAAAGCCACAGTCTGTGTATTCCCTGCTAAGCCCTGTCTGGCCCCCACCAGCTGGACAGGGATGTGTGGAGGGTTGTGACCCCCAGCGGTAGCCTGGCTGTTGTTAGGTGGAGCTGGTAGAATGGGAGGCGGGTGTCTGGGAGGCAGCTGCACAGGTAAACGGTGTCCCTGAGCTGTCTTGGGCTGGATGGGCACAGGAATTTTCTCTGCAGTATTGGTGgcctgctgcagcggctgcaccaCCAGGGTCTGCGTGTTGACATTAGGCTTCGGGGTCAATGAGGCGATGGGGTAGCCCTGGGTGGAGGTAGGAACACTTGAGGTGGGAACCAGGATGACAGGGGCAGCAGAGGGAGTGAGGAGAAgttgggagagagggagtgctGGTGAtgaggcggaggagggagctACAGAGACAGCAGGAGTAACAGTCATGGCAGCCTGGTTTCCAGACTTCACAGTCATTGTGTTGGCAGTGGTTTGTTGCGTGAAATTGGGTTTGGCCATTTGTTGTTGCGGTTGcacttgctgctgctgagctgtctGAGGGaaagcctgctgctgctgactgagaGGAAAGCTGGCAGCATCTTTCCTCTCTGGAAGCTCAGACTTAACAGCAACTGCTCTGGGAGAGGTAGTGCAATGAAGAGCGAGGTTCTGCACCTGGGTGATAATGAAAACAGCAGAGTACGATTAACTGCATTTGAAAAACCTAACGGAGGAAGTgacttgtgttgttttgtttatgtttatgttgttATATTGTCTGTATCACCTACAAGAAGTCACAATCTCCATTACAGAAATGCAGCCATGTTCAAACCTGATCAGTGTCAGCTTGGGAACTCGCAGTGTTAGGAGCAacttcctgctgttgctgctgctgaggctgcgcCTGGGCAACTGTTGCTACGGTAGCTGTTGCTGTACCACCAGGCATGAAGATGAGCTGAGAAGCAATTGGAGTTCTCAGAGAGCGGTTGACCTACACATGGAGGACGTTAACAAAGTTCAATTAATACCGGCATAATTACCTTGAATACTTAATTTGCGCCCATGTTTCTGGTCCTAAAAATGTACAAGGCATTGAGCACAGATTGTACTATTTTCAATTTGACCAAAAACAAATTGAAACATTGCATGACTCACTCTAAGATACATCTGCCCCTGTCCTGCTGAATTTCCACCAAGCAGCACTGACTGGTTGAGAGCTGTAGTTGTGGCAGAGGTGGCTGGGCCATGGGGGCGGGGATTAGTCATCGTCCCTGCTGCAGATGTGGTGCTTAGGTTGacctgaaatataaaaaaaaagaaatattaacCTATTTTAGATCAATCaacacattgtgtttgtgttcctaaACAAGTGACATAAAACCTCACAGTGGTGGGCGCCTGAGACATGCTGTTACTTGGTGTATTAGAATGGCGACTAGCTGCAAGTGTGGCCTGGTGAAAAGAAAATAAGACTTTAGTagcacaataataacaataacagttTATGTTATTGTTATATTAAAGTCAGTACATATTAATGTACTGACTTTAGTTCTATATAATAACTCTGGTTACCTGTTGCACAGCAGCCAGGTTCTGCAGCTGTGCATTGTTGATCTGTTGCTGCAGCATAAGCTGCTGGAAGTACTGTGCTGCATCCGGCCGCCTCTGCAATGCTTGCAAAGCCTAAGAGAAGCACATACGCATATTATTTacgcattattatacatatatatctcAAACATTGATGCTTTTAGCACACAAACTGTCACCTGTACAGCCTGTCTCTCATATAGAGACATGTGGGCGATCTGGGGAGCACGGGAGTTCCCACTGGTCTGAGGAGTTCCACTGTTGGTGCCTGTGTTTTGATCTTCACCTGCATCCATGTTTGCTGCTGAAACCCAAAAGATCACTTAGCAGAACGATACAGCTGTATGTGTAATACACAATGAAGGCTTGTTGGACATGTCATTGCTAAGTGGAAACTCGGAACGACACAAAGCCGTTTGTGTTTGTAAAGGCTCAGAGGGGCTAATGTTGCATGTAGCTGATATTTGGTA from Betta splendens chromosome 16, fBetSpl5.4, whole genome shotgun sequence carries:
- the phc1 gene encoding polyhomeotic-like protein 1 isoform X1, whose translation is MDAGEDQNTGTNSGTPQTSGNSRAPQIAHMSLYERQAVQALQALQRRPDAAQYFQQLMLQQQINNAQLQNLAAVQQATLAASRHSNTPSNSMSQAPTTVNLSTTSAAGTMTNPRPHGPATSATTTALNQSVLLGGNSAGQGQMYLRVNRSLRTPIASQLIFMPGGTATATVATVAQAQPQQQQQQEVAPNTASSQADTDQVQNLALHCTTSPRAVAVKSELPERKDAASFPLSQQQQAFPQTAQQQQVQPQQQMAKPNFTQQTTANTMTVKSGNQAAMTVTPAVSVAPSSASSPALPLSQLLLTPSAAPVILVPTSSVPTSTQGYPIASLTPKPNVNTQTLVVQPLQQATNTAEKIPVPIQPKTAQGHRLPVQLPPRHPPPILPAPPNNSQATAGGHNPPHIPVQLVGARQGLAGNTQTVALAQARSSTVQENSLGGNINVASNNSTMNQTKPVIGSLKRKSDSDAQNEMVTETSNSASMKDAAPPLSPAPTKDSAAPPAAAAFSSPPTLSLPLPLSRLGHGDKDKAPVPQAVVKPQVLTHLIEGFVIQEGAEPFPVAGLLKDRDFALVGRTENGPPMLKCEYCGSLAPASQFRGSKRFCTNTCAKRYNVSCSQHFKTSRGRSGVGLTSPPAPTESNSKRRGPGRRSNSSTTCNKIANRPVPVKCHSESSRSEDVSSDGEDDSPSLSPSSSHSCSRAEHSAPLSDSSAPGSLPPEGANFLSATPAQWSVEEVCRFISSLQGCEELAAQFLSQEIDGQALLLLREDHLISTMNIKLGPALKICASINSLRE
- the styk1b gene encoding tyrosine-protein kinase STYK1b isoform X2, which translates into the protein MSGYGCTQGDTFCEIRAYEQEVIVVPVFLLGSFVVTLIFILLLRFCPEKVDRVRPRASKSTPRRVLHGIDAPPGINVLENENIALDVPDSYSTFNPPNTYSSKSLNMGAGAPSVRPGLPAHTFRPSFTPIVQPRELPRQRLPDSFNQVTALSSAFPLRSDSSVSLYRARMENRNVVLRVLNDSADATERHSFLSFASFLAQLGPHPFLPELLGVISLRAPLVTVVEELENRDLLSLLWRCRQDSADSSPCEMTERRLFTMAKQVASALEFLHSKDLIHGNVRAHSVLVTKEFTAKLWGLHGVFTRKNQAATQRDDSSLKKWQAPEVLAKRAASPSSDVWSFGIMLYEMVTLGAAPFAEVTVNELLQFHQRGKSLKKPSNCPNSLYSVIKACCQWKDQDRASLAEVSQKLSSGEKSASDKVLKAPGPVNLEQYLQEAGFGEANSYTVF
- the phc1 gene encoding polyhomeotic-like protein 1 isoform X2; this encodes MDAGEDQNTGTNSGTPQTSGNSRAPQIAHMSLYERQAVQALQALQRRPDAAQYFQQLMLQQQINNAQLQNLAAVQQATLAASRHSNTPSNSMSQAPTTVNLSTTSAAGTMTNPRPHGPATSATTTALNQSVLLGGNSAGQGQMYLRVNRSLRTPIASQLIFMPGGTATATVATVAQAQPQQQQQQEVAPNTASSQADTDQVQNLALHCTTSPRAVAVKSELPERKDAASFPLSQQQQAFPQTAQQQQVQPQQQMAKPNFTQQTTANTMTVKSGNQAAMTVTPAVSVAPSSASSPALPLSQLLLTPSAAPVILVPTSSVPTSTQGYPIASLTPKPNVNTQTLVVQPLQQATNTAEKIPVPIQPKTAQGHRLPVQLPPRHPPPILPAPPNNSQATAGGHNPPHIPVQLVGARQGLAGNTQTVALAQARSSTVQENSLGGNINVASNNSTMNQTKPVIGSLKRKSDSDAQNEMVTETSNSASMKDAAPPLSPAPTKDSAPPAAAAFSSPPTLSLPLPLSRLGHGDKDKAPVPQAVVKPQVLTHLIEGFVIQEGAEPFPVAGLLKDRDFALVGRTENGPPMLKCEYCGSLAPASQFRGSKRFCTNTCAKRYNVSCSQHFKTSRGRSGVGLTSPPAPTESNSKRRGPGRRSNSSTTCNKIANRPVPVKCHSESSRSEDVSSDGEDDSPSLSPSSSHSCSRAEHSAPLSDSSAPGSLPPEGANFLSATPAQWSVEEVCRFISSLQGCEELAAQFLSQEIDGQALLLLREDHLISTMNIKLGPALKICASINSLRE
- the styk1b gene encoding tyrosine-protein kinase STYK1b isoform X1, giving the protein MTREPLSRQTGNMLHIPQSHNTCISCSQLRWLSYCSKVRFQRHNGGPGAGRLTLGLLFLVCPSTETLDRMSGYGCTQGDTFCEIRAYEQEVIVVPVFLLGSFVVTLIFILLLRFCPEKVDRVRPRASKSTPRRVLHGIDAPPGINVLENENIALDVPDSYSTFNPPNTYSSKSLNMGAGAPSVRPGLPAHTFRPSFTPIVQPRELPRQRLPDSFNQVTALSSAFPLRSDSSVSLYRARMENRNVVLRVLNDSADATERHSFLSFASFLAQLGPHPFLPELLGVISLRAPLVTVVEELENRDLLSLLWRCRQDSADSSPCEMTERRLFTMAKQVASALEFLHSKDLIHGNVRAHSVLVTKEFTAKLWGLHGVFTRKNQAATQRDDSSLKKWQAPEVLAKRAASPSSDVWSFGIMLYEMVTLGAAPFAEVTVNELLQFHQRGKSLKKPSNCPNSLYSVIKACCQWKDQDRASLAEVSQKLSSGEKSASDKVLKAPGPVNLEQYLQEAGFGEANSYTVF